A window of the Emys orbicularis isolate rEmyOrb1 chromosome 1, rEmyOrb1.hap1, whole genome shotgun sequence genome harbors these coding sequences:
- the LOC135895572 gene encoding olfactory receptor 51G2-like: MSAVNVTKFKSAVFLLTGIPGQEDIQNVWISLPFCLTYGISILGNSVILFIIKTDPSLHEPMYIFLFMLALTDLGLSIATIPTILGIYLFNSREISFDACFAQLFFIHSLQCIESSVLLLMAFDRFIAIRDPLRYASILTLPKIAKMGLVCVLRGVAVMLPLTILLKQFRYCRVNVLSHSYCMHQEVMMMACSDISVNNIYGLFTKLLTMGFDSLLIFLSYVMILKTVLSIASNAECLRALNTCVSHLCAVLIFYTPDIFLSVIYRFGKSSSPLLQILLGYISLLLPPLLNPIVYCVKSKHLRARIIRMFVK, translated from the coding sequence atgtcagctgtcaatgtAACCAAATTCAAATCTGCTGTATTCCTTCTCaccgggatacctgggcaggaagaTATCCAAAATGTCTGGATCTCTCTTCCCTTCTGCTTAACGTATGGTATTTCAATATtaggaaattcagtcattctgttcattataaaaacagatccaagcctccatgagcccatgtacattttccttttcatGTTGGCCCTCACAGACCTTGGCTTATCGATAGCCACCATACCGACAATACTGGGTATATACTTGTTTAACTCTAGGGAGATCAGCTTTGATGCCTGTTttgcccagctgttcttcatccactcgCTTCAATGCATTGAATCCTCCGTGctcttgttgatggcctttgaccgcttcatTGCTATCCGTGACCCACTGAGATATGCCTCCATTTTAACCCTGCCGAAAATAGCCAAGATGGGACTGGTGTGTGTTCTAAGAGGGGTGGCCGTAATGCTCCCACTCACCATTCTCCTGAAACAGTTCCGATACTGTCGAGTGAATGTCCTCTCCCATTCTTACTGCATGCACCAGGAGGTCATGATGATGGCTTGTTCGGATATCAGTGTCAACAATATCTATGGCTTGTTTACTAAACTCTTAACAATGGGGTTTGACTCGCTTctcatcttcctctcttatgtaatgatcctcaaaacagtgctgagcattGCGTCCAACGCTGAGTGCCtcagggccctgaacacctgcgtctcccacctctgtgccgtCCTTATTTTCTATACACCAGACATCTTCTTGTCTGTGATATACAGATTCGGAAAGAGCTCTTCTCCCTTACTTCAGATTCTTCTGGGCTAcatctccctgctgctccctccctTGTTGAACCCAATTGTGTACTgtgtgaaaagcaaacaccttcgtgcGAGAATAATCAGGATGTTCGTCAAGTGA
- the LOC135895663 gene encoding olfactory receptor 51G2-like — translation MSAVNDTKFKSAVFLLTGIPGQKDVHNLWISLPLCLMYVISLLGNSVILLIIKTDPSLHEPMYIFLSMLGVTDLGLLMATMPTILGIFLFNSREISFDACFAQLFFIQSLQCIESSVLLLMAFDRFIAIHDPLRYASILTLPRIAKMGLVCVLRGVAVMLPLPLLLKRFQYCQVNVLSHSYCMHQEVMKMACSDISVNNIYGLFITVITVLLDLLLIFLSYVMILKTVLSIASYKEFLRALNTCIAHLCAVLLFYMPEFSLTLIHRFGKGSSPLLPIVLGYVNLLVPPLINPIVYSMKSKYLRSRIIRMFVK, via the coding sequence atgtcagctgtcaatgacaccaaattcAAATCTGCTGTGTTCCTTCTCACTGGGATACCTGGGCAGAAAGACGTCCACAATCTCTGGATCTCTCTCCCCTTGTGCTTAATGTATGTTATTTCACTATtaggaaattcagtcattctgctcattataaaaacagatccaagcctccatgagcccatgtacattttcctttccatgttgggCGTCACAGACCTTGGCTTATTGATGGCCACCATGCCGACGATACTGGGCATATTCTTGTTTAACTCTAGGGAGATCAGCTTCGATGCCTGTTTTGCCCAGTTGTTCTTTATCCAATCACTTCAATGCATTGAATCCTCCGTGctcttgttgatggcctttgaccgcttcatCGCGATCCATGACCCGCTGAGATATGCCTCCATCTTAACCCTGCCGAGAATAGCCAAGATGGGACTGGTCTGTGTTCTAAGAGGAGTGGCCGTAATGCTCCCACTCCCCCTTCTCCTGAAACGGTTCCAATACTGTCAAGTGAATGTCCTCTCCCATTCTTACTGCATGCACCAAGAGGTCATGAAGATGGCTTGTTCGGATATCAGTGTCAACAATATCTATGGCTTGTTTATTACAGTCATAACGGTGCTCTTGGACTTGCtgctcatcttcctctcttatgtgatgatcctcaaaacagtgctgagcatcGCGTCCTACAAGGAGTTCCtcagggccctgaacacctgcaTCGCTCACCTCTGCGCTGTCCTTCTCTTCTACATGCCAGAGTTCAGCCTGACTCTGATACACAGATTCGGGAAGGGCTCTTCTCCCTTGCTTCCGATTGTCCTGGGCTACGTCAATCTGCTGGTTCCTCCTCTGATTAACCCTATCGTGTACAGCATGAAAAGCAAATACCTTCGTTCGAGGATAATCAGGATGTTCGTTAAGTGA